In one window of Rathayibacter caricis DSM 15933 DNA:
- the gabT gene encoding 4-aminobutyrate--2-oxoglutarate transaminase has protein sequence MTDTLAPQVPTSAVPQERLVATEIPGPRSRALHERRLAVVPTGVGTALPVYIDRAHGAILVDVDGNRFIDLGAGIGVTTIGHTDDAVVAAATEQLGRLTHTLFTVTPYEPYIQVAELLGEHTPGDFAKKTVLVNSGAEAVENAVKIARKHTGRPGVAVLDHAYHGRTNLTMAMNFKALPYGLGFGPFASDIHRAPSSYPYHDGLSGAEAAERTISYLEKTVGASALACLVVEPVQGEGGFMVPAEGYLPALQEWCTANGIVFVADEIQSGMARTGAWFASEHFGLVPDLVLSAKGIAGGLPLAGVTGRAEIMDSAQAGGLGGTFGGNPVAAAASVAVFERIEREGLLAEADRIGARLGAALRELQEQYDIIGDVRGIGAMMAIELVLPGTATTTKIPNAAAVTAITEYAASHGVLVLSAGTYGNVVRFLPSLALTDELLDDAVSVLRDAFATL, from the coding sequence ATGACAGACACGCTCGCCCCCCAGGTTCCCACGTCGGCAGTCCCCCAGGAGAGGCTCGTCGCGACCGAGATCCCCGGACCGCGCTCGAGGGCCCTGCACGAGCGACGCCTGGCCGTGGTGCCCACGGGAGTCGGCACCGCCCTGCCGGTCTACATCGACCGCGCGCACGGCGCGATCCTGGTCGACGTCGACGGCAACCGCTTCATCGATCTCGGAGCGGGCATCGGAGTGACCACCATCGGCCACACGGACGACGCGGTCGTCGCCGCCGCGACCGAGCAGCTCGGCCGCCTTACGCACACCCTCTTCACCGTCACGCCGTACGAGCCCTACATCCAGGTCGCCGAGCTGCTCGGCGAGCACACGCCCGGCGACTTCGCCAAGAAGACCGTCCTGGTCAACTCGGGCGCGGAGGCGGTCGAGAACGCGGTCAAGATCGCGCGCAAGCACACCGGTCGCCCCGGGGTGGCGGTCCTCGACCACGCGTACCACGGCCGCACGAACCTGACGATGGCCATGAACTTCAAGGCCCTGCCCTACGGCCTCGGCTTCGGCCCCTTCGCGAGCGACATCCACCGCGCGCCGAGCTCCTACCCCTACCACGACGGTCTCTCCGGCGCCGAGGCGGCCGAGCGCACGATCTCCTACCTCGAGAAGACGGTCGGCGCCTCCGCTCTGGCCTGCCTCGTCGTCGAGCCGGTGCAGGGCGAGGGCGGATTCATGGTGCCCGCCGAGGGCTACCTCCCGGCGCTGCAGGAGTGGTGCACCGCGAACGGCATCGTCTTCGTCGCCGACGAGATCCAGTCGGGCATGGCCCGCACCGGCGCCTGGTTCGCGAGCGAGCACTTCGGCCTCGTCCCCGACCTCGTGCTCTCGGCCAAGGGCATCGCGGGCGGGCTGCCGCTGGCCGGAGTGACGGGTCGGGCCGAGATCATGGACTCCGCGCAGGCGGGCGGACTCGGCGGCACCTTCGGCGGCAACCCCGTCGCGGCTGCGGCCTCCGTCGCCGTCTTCGAGCGCATCGAGCGCGAAGGACTGCTCGCCGAGGCCGACCGGATCGGCGCCCGTCTCGGTGCCGCTCTGCGAGAGCTGCAGGAGCAGTACGACATCATCGGCGACGTGCGCGGGATCGGCGCGATGATGGCGATCGAGCTCGTCCTGCCCGGCACCGCCACGACCACGAAGATCCCGAACGCGGCGGCCGTGACCGCGATCACCGAGTACGCGGCCTCGCACGGCGTCCTCGTGCTCAGCGCGGGCACCTACGGCAACGTGGTCCGCTTCCTGCCCAGCCTCGCCCTCACCGACGAGCTGCTCGACGACGCGGTGTCGGTCCTCCGCGACGCCTTCGCCACGCTCTGA
- a CDS encoding OsmC family protein, which yields MQIDHHYAVSVVWDGNRGTGTSGYRDYGRQSTVRAEGREAIAGSADKPFRGDADRWNPEQMLLAALAQCHLLSYLHVAVKNGVVVTDYSDDAVGRMVQEGDGGRFASATLRPRVTVADASMIELAQSLHGEAARLCFIANSVAFPVAHEPETVAAG from the coding sequence ATGCAGATCGATCACCACTACGCGGTTTCCGTCGTCTGGGACGGCAACCGGGGCACCGGCACCAGCGGCTACCGCGACTACGGGCGGCAGAGCACGGTGCGGGCGGAGGGACGCGAGGCGATCGCGGGGTCGGCTGACAAGCCCTTCCGCGGGGACGCCGACCGGTGGAACCCCGAGCAGATGCTGCTCGCCGCCCTGGCGCAGTGCCACCTCCTCTCCTATCTCCACGTGGCCGTGAAGAACGGAGTGGTCGTCACCGACTACTCGGACGACGCGGTCGGCCGGATGGTGCAGGAGGGCGACGGAGGGCGGTTCGCCTCGGCGACCCTGCGCCCCCGGGTGACGGTCGCGGACGCATCGATGATCGAGCTGGCGCAGTCGCTGCACGGTGAGGCCGCACGACTGTGCTTCATCGCGAACTCCGTCGCCTTCCCCGTAGCGCACGAACCCGAGACGGTCGCCGCCGGCTGA